A genome region from Methanobacterium subterraneum includes the following:
- a CDS encoding endonuclease/exonuclease/phosphatase family protein: protein MKLISLNLRFGGQKRTPRIIDYLLSEDADLMVLTEFMMNEKGKEIIRKISQKGYNIKPSNDDGSMGSFIASKSDFVTKSVFDRWIEVYIPKNDLYVLGVYVPDQPGAEKNIFWKRILEYAKNNIEKNVLITGDFNSCTKEDSSNGTEYYAKELMELEDLKYIDLWKNYSKEGSPRYTWFYHSGEGFRLDYAFISPKLAASIDEIIVYHDFNVREAKISDHSPLILECSF, encoded by the coding sequence ATGAAATTAATATCTTTAAATTTACGTTTTGGTGGTCAAAAAAGAACACCCCGAATAATAGATTACTTGTTAAGTGAAGATGCTGATTTGATGGTTCTTACGGAATTTATGATGAATGAAAAGGGTAAGGAGATAATCCGAAAAATTAGCCAGAAGGGATATAACATTAAGCCATCAAATGATGATGGTAGCATGGGGTCCTTTATTGCCAGTAAAAGTGATTTTGTAACTAAAAGTGTGTTTGATCGGTGGATTGAAGTTTATATTCCTAAAAATGATTTATATGTATTGGGAGTGTACGTTCCTGACCAACCAGGAGCAGAAAAGAACATATTTTGGAAGAGAATTTTAGAATATGCAAAAAACAATATAGAGAAAAATGTTCTAATAACCGGTGATTTCAATAGCTGCACTAAAGAAGATTCTTCCAATGGTACTGAATATTATGCTAAGGAATTAATGGAATTAGAAGATTTGAAATACATTGACCTATGGAAGAACTATTCTAAAGAGGGTTCTCCTAGATATACTTGGTTTTATCATTCAGGAGAGGGCTTTAGATTAGACTATGCATTCATTTCCCCAAAGCTTGCTGCGAGTATAGATGAGATAATAGTATACCATGATTTTAATGTAAGGGAAGCAAAGATTTCTGATCATTCACCATTAATCCTTGAATGTTCATTCTAA
- a CDS encoding YdeI/OmpD-associated family protein, translating into MEITQTLYVTNRDDWRNWLKEYYRSEQEIWLIYYRKDAGKLRIPYNDAVEEALCFGWIDSIMKNLDHERFVQRFSPRKTKSDYSQTNKERLKRLINQGKIIPEVLDSLSEVDLDDFAFPTDITAAIRENEQAWENYQKYSESYRRIRIAYIDAGRKRPGEYEKRLKHFIKMTEKDKQFGFGIEDYYY; encoded by the coding sequence ATGGAAATAACTCAAACGTTGTACGTCACCAATCGAGATGATTGGCGAAATTGGTTGAAAGAGTATTACAGAAGTGAGCAAGAAATCTGGTTGATCTACTACCGGAAAGATGCAGGGAAACTGCGCATACCGTATAACGATGCAGTCGAAGAAGCACTCTGTTTTGGGTGGATAGACAGCATTATGAAAAATCTGGATCATGAGCGGTTTGTACAGCGGTTTAGTCCCAGAAAGACAAAAAGTGATTATTCGCAAACAAACAAAGAAAGGCTAAAGAGGCTCATTAATCAGGGCAAGATAATCCCGGAAGTCTTGGACAGTTTATCTGAAGTCGATTTGGATGATTTCGCTTTTCCAACCGATATCACAGCAGCCATCCGAGAGAACGAACAAGCTTGGGAAAATTATCAAAAATACTCTGAATCATATCGGCGGATACGAATTGCTTACATTGATGCGGGTAGAAAAAGACCGGGTGAGTATGAAAAGCGCTTGAAGCATTTCATCAAGATGACAGAGAAAGACAAGCAATTTGGCTTTGGGATTGAAGATTACTACTACTAA
- a CDS encoding GNAT family N-acetyltransferase codes for MLADEQENMIDKYLPDGDLFALYDDDLRSVCVVVPIDSRNCELKNIATYEKYQGQGYGRALINFISDFYKKDYQTMLVGTGETPAILSFYESCGFRKSHRVKNFFTDNYDHPMFDGDIQLVDMIYLKKDL; via the coding sequence TTGTTGGCAGACGAGCAGGAAAACATGATTGACAAGTATTTACCTGACGGGGACTTGTTTGCTTTATATGATGATGATTTGAGGAGTGTTTGCGTGGTAGTGCCCATAGATAGCAGGAACTGCGAGTTGAAAAACATAGCGACATATGAGAAATATCAGGGCCAGGGGTATGGTCGAGCATTGATAAATTTCATTTCTGATTTCTACAAAAAGGACTACCAGACAATGCTGGTGGGGACTGGTGAAACCCCGGCAATCTTGTCGTTTTATGAAAGTTGTGGATTTCGAAAGTCACATCGGGTGAAGAATTTTTTTACAGACAATTACGACCACCCCATGTTCGATGGGGACATACAACTTGTGGACATGATTTATCTTAAAAAGGATTTATAG
- a CDS encoding class I SAM-dependent methyltransferase — MSENQTIHEFDLNIIYDYFGNTQRQGPGSPEITLKALSFIGGLTAESKIADIGCGTGGQTMVLAQNTASEIIGVDLFPEFIQQFNQNIQNQNLMGRVQGVTGDMKDLPFTEGELDLIWSEGAIYNIGFERGLSEWRKFLKTGGYIAVTENTWFTQERPVEIEDFWQEAYPEIDTISHKVAQMEKAGYLPIATFVVPEDCWTYYYEVQHPQMQESLLEKYKGNKSAEEFIAYQRYEAELYRKYKEYYGYVFYIGKRIK; from the coding sequence ATGAGCGAAAACCAGACCATTCACGAATTTGACTTGAATATTATTTATGATTACTTCGGGAATACCCAGCGACAAGGACCAGGAAGTCCGGAAATTACGCTCAAAGCACTGAGTTTTATAGGTGGTCTTACCGCTGAATCCAAAATTGCCGATATTGGTTGCGGGACCGGCGGTCAGACAATGGTGTTGGCCCAAAACACAGCCAGCGAAATCATCGGTGTTGATTTATTCCCGGAGTTTATCCAACAATTTAACCAAAACATCCAGAACCAAAATCTTATGGGTAGAGTGCAGGGTGTCACTGGTGATATGAAAGATCTTCCCTTTACAGAAGGAGAATTGGACTTGATCTGGTCGGAAGGTGCGATTTATAACATTGGATTTGAACGTGGATTAAGCGAGTGGCGAAAGTTTCTTAAAACCGGTGGATATATTGCAGTTACCGAAAATACCTGGTTTACCCAGGAGCGACCCGTGGAGATTGAGGACTTTTGGCAGGAAGCCTATCCTGAAATAGACACCATATCCCATAAGGTTGCTCAAATGGAAAAAGCAGGTTATCTTCCCATTGCTACCTTTGTGGTTCCCGAAGATTGTTGGACCTATTATTATGAAGTTCAGCATCCCCAAATGCAGGAGTCTTTACTGGAAAAGTATAAGGGCAATAAATCCGCAGAAGAATTCATAGCCTATCAACGGTATGAGGCAGAGTTATATCGTAAATACAAAGAATATTATGGGTATGTGTTTTATATTGGGAAAAGAATTAAATAA
- a CDS encoding transposase: protein MNSILNNINIDETHLKTLLEADFLDKTEFKHIIDDFFTPQKDLNIEQIKKKMRIILENENKKNQRIIDKLQRENIVKNLENSEIISQLKKETKIVIILDNYPVHKAQLAKKACEILNIQLILLPPYSPKLNPIEQVWRIIKRELSKIYIKDETFLIQKFKSYYNEIVGNETLYEGWIKKIIKTNC, encoded by the coding sequence TTGAATTCCATTTTAAATAATATTAACATTGATGAAACACATCTAAAAACGCTTTTAGAAGCAGATTTCCTTGATAAAACTGAATTTAAACATATTATTGACGATTTTTTCACACCTCAAAAAGATTTAAATATCGAACAAATCAAGAAAAAAATGAGGATTATCTTAGAAAATGAAAATAAAAAGAATCAAAGAATAATTGACAAATTACAAAGGGAAAATATTGTTAAAAATTTAGAAAACTCTGAAATTATAAGTCAATTAAAAAAAGAAACAAAAATTGTAATAATTTTAGACAATTATCCAGTTCATAAAGCACAATTAGCTAAAAAAGCTTGTGAAATCCTTAATATCCAATTAATACTTTTACCCCCATATTCTCCAAAACTAAATCCTATAGAACAAGTTTGGAGAATAATAAAACGTGAACTGTCTAAAATCTATATAAAAGATGAAACATTCTTAATTCAAAAATTTAAATCTTACTACAATGAAATAGTCGGAAATGAAACATTATACGAAGGATGGATAAAAAAAATTATAAAAACAAATTGTTAA
- a CDS encoding helix-turn-helix domain-containing protein — MNRKPTINKDFTSVEELQIRIKKLEQDVKVLNKLYFINDIYHDVSITESCKKLGITRVTGHNWLNQWNEGGYDSLGRKSGSGGQSKLTPEQKEELSEIIIDNKIYSSKQVLELIKEKFNVEYSIRQVERILRDLKFGYGKPYTIYSKMPEDAEESLKKNFEE; from the coding sequence ATGAATAGAAAGCCAACTATAAATAAGGATTTTACGAGTGTTGAAGAGCTTCAAATTAGAATAAAGAAGTTGGAACAGGATGTAAAAGTTTTAAACAAGTTGTATTTCATAAATGATATTTATCATGATGTTTCTATCACAGAATCTTGTAAAAAACTGGGAATTACAAGAGTTACTGGGCATAATTGGTTAAATCAATGGAATGAAGGTGGATATGATTCTTTAGGCAGAAAATCTGGTAGTGGGGGTCAATCGAAACTTACTCCTGAGCAAAAAGAAGAATTATCTGAAATTATCATTGATAATAAGATTTATAGCTCTAAACAGGTTTTAGAATTAATAAAAGAAAAATTTAATGTTGAATACAGTATTAGACAGGTGGAAAGAATTTTAAGAGATTTAAAATTTGGATATGGTAAACCTTATACGATATATTCAAAAATGCCAGAAGATGCTGAAGAATCACTTAAAAAAAACTTCGAGGAATAA
- a CDS encoding site-specific integrase — translation MDRKVTLNLLRYKKFLIDDGKAPSTINLNFAAIKSFYKAFQIILPEIVMDKGDLGLEKNQGKRLKKKDILKMIGVASPRERALIYLMALSGMGQQEARNLTIKVLLDSASEAIDVDMKSLDDLYSHEELVLKEVLILTIRRKKVKYRHQTFSPPEVTRELINYLKERCYGRNENIRVHSIYDKIFVNKHGGELSCDSIVTNFRRTGQEAGFTKENGSYSFWRSHAMRKYFISKIINKTGEKIIADYMAGHKISEQDRTYWMANPYDLKKLYLRTLPLLSIDNAKVRDVDSDELKIVEADSKRKDERIEALEKRQEDYDKQQDFVDQLLHNEEFRERFFGHSSSNGNLK, via the coding sequence ATGGATAGAAAAGTAACTTTAAACTTACTCAGATACAAAAAATTCCTTATTGATGACGGGAAGGCTCCAAGCACTATTAATTTAAATTTTGCTGCTATCAAATCTTTTTATAAAGCTTTTCAGATTATTTTGCCGGAAATTGTAATGGATAAAGGGGATCTTGGTCTTGAAAAAAATCAAGGTAAGAGATTAAAGAAGAAAGATATTCTTAAAATGATTGGTGTTGCATCACCTCGCGAAAGAGCACTGATCTATTTAATGGCTTTAAGTGGTATGGGTCAACAAGAAGCTCGTAATCTTACTATAAAAGTCCTTTTAGATTCTGCCAGTGAAGCTATTGATGTTGACATGAAAAGTCTTGATGATCTTTATTCTCATGAAGAACTAGTTCTAAAAGAGGTTTTAATTCTTACAATTAGAAGAAAAAAGGTTAAATATCGTCACCAGACCTTTTCACCACCGGAAGTTACTCGTGAATTAATAAATTACTTAAAAGAGAGATGTTACGGGAGAAATGAAAATATCAGGGTACATAGTATCTATGATAAAATTTTTGTCAATAAACATGGTGGAGAACTTAGCTGTGATAGTATAGTAACAAATTTTAGAAGAACTGGTCAAGAAGCTGGTTTTACTAAAGAAAATGGTAGTTATTCTTTTTGGAGAAGCCATGCCATGAGAAAATACTTCATCAGTAAAATTATTAATAAAACCGGTGAAAAAATAATTGCAGATTACATGGCAGGTCATAAAATAAGTGAACAGGACCGTACTTACTGGATGGCCAATCCGTATGATTTGAAGAAACTTTATTTAAGAACATTGCCTCTTCTTTCCATTGATAATGCAAAAGTTAGGGATGTTGACAGTGATGAGCTTAAGATTGTGGAGGCAGATTCAAAAAGGAAAGATGAAAGGATAGAAGCTTTAGAAAAACGTCAAGAAGATTATGATAAACAGCAAGATTTTGTTGACCAATTATTGCATAATGAAGAGTTTAGAGAAAGATTTTTTGGGCATAGTAGTAGCAATGGAAATTTGAAATAA
- a CDS encoding Ig-like domain-containing protein, with product MGNSRGIVVLLTFFSILAFFTGTATAINDTTELVSIHNNGSEANGYCYEPSISADGRYVAFSSYANNLVDDDTNYYSDIFVRDRLLNITERISVPSAGEEGDGDSYEPFISSDGRYVTFTSYASNLVENDIGEFADIFVRDRLLNITQRLSVSSTGEEGNDESYGSSISSDGRYVAFYSFASNFVEHDTNGFSDIFLFDRISNTIKRINTHSDGDEANSDSYEPIISADGNFIAFTSYANNLVQNDNNNESDVFVFDRNQNSIKRVSISSGGDADGPSYEPSISSDGRYIAFSSWANNLVEHDTTGEDVFIYDQILGITERVSVSSTGEESDEDSYNPSISGDGRYVAFVSGNAQVAVCKMLLSFGDNNNVVDIFVHDRVSKTTKKVSVSSTGEDANENSDDPAISGDGHYVAFSSYANNLVQGYDNYYRNIFVYYNNNNLSSIYAVLYPKTVKSGDQITVKAYSPNSISVNVRILGNTFKMGKRLDGLWYLDYVVSSVTDGVYDVLVIATDSADNQEQINLNFTVDNTPPMISATVTPTLVKSGDRISIDALTSKDTINVTALILGERFDLYPENNGWKLYYWIPQLSDGNYPILLTATDKAGNQNTTALYFTADNTPPVFSGSVTPDTVKTYDNLTITATSDSDTTSVSALILNQTYHLTKLADGTWTLQYTVPYISDGSYSIILTAKDISGNMMTFPLSFNVFNPLDNQAPVVSGTVTHTNMINRVFPSRPCIYFQASSDPDVISATASVLGNVYILNRQEDGTWASWYFDWLEEGSYTALLTAQDWSGNHGNQTINFSVVNIIPTITPTVSPTKLKSGDNLILTVNVNPDPWKVYVYVSKPSKSMNLEKQTNGSWLLNYTVPTLEDGYKTIYITCLYGIGWFRPDYTTIITAESSISFIVDNTPPNFSVFVTPSPIKSSDTLKIGVSCTTGSYFVPDDTVKVTATVFGNTFNLNWFNKWSDWFKWDSGSEWNIETIIPNLPDGIYPVLITATDDADNQNTKIINLTIDNTPPTITAAITPNKFKYIDFSRPITSVMAQSSSDTKEIHAYLEDGSENILKYSNNQWILQLNFPYLIPLGNYVVKLKAFDYAGNEAESSLTYYVYQNLNVKNPLTKPSEPESSNNKPVDGSSSTESSSTGSSTGSSNDASTGSADESTDPNDGTPLLKLILEILLILGDVITIFFCIGFVGLLFWALFSVIGLLGLGLSLLLFFLIAIVILGPILVIILTYYMYNRPKG from the coding sequence ATGGGCAACTCTAGGGGAATCGTAGTTTTATTAACATTTTTTTCAATATTAGCGTTTTTTACTGGAACTGCTACTGCGATAAATGATACCACTGAACTGGTTAGTATCCATAATAATGGGAGTGAAGCCAATGGTTATTGTTATGAGCCATCCATCAGTGCGGATGGGCGTTATGTAGCCTTTTCTTCTTATGCGAATAATCTTGTAGATGATGATACTAATTATTATTCTGATATATTTGTCAGGGATCGTTTATTGAACATTACAGAACGAATTAGTGTCCCTAGTGCTGGTGAAGAAGGAGATGGAGATAGTTATGAGCCATTTATAAGTTCTGATGGTCGTTATGTGACTTTTACATCGTATGCTTCTAATTTGGTAGAAAATGATATTGGTGAGTTTGCAGATATCTTTGTACGGGATAGATTACTGAATATTACACAGCGTCTAAGTGTTTCCAGTACAGGTGAAGAAGGAAATGATGAAAGCTATGGATCTTCAATCAGTTCCGATGGCCGTTATGTTGCCTTTTATTCTTTTGCCAGTAACTTTGTAGAACATGATACCAATGGTTTCAGTGATATTTTTCTTTTTGACAGAATTTCAAACACTATTAAAAGAATTAACACTCACTCTGATGGTGATGAAGCTAACTCCGATAGTTATGAACCAATTATCAGTGCAGATGGCAATTTCATTGCTTTTACATCATATGCCAATAATTTAGTGCAGAATGATAATAATAACGAGTCAGATGTGTTTGTTTTCGATCGAAATCAGAATAGCATTAAAAGGGTAAGCATTTCTAGTGGGGGAGATGCAGATGGTCCTAGTTATGAACCTTCCATAAGTTCTGATGGACGTTACATAGCATTTTCATCATGGGCCAATAATCTGGTAGAACATGATACCACTGGTGAAGATGTATTTATATATGACCAGATATTAGGAATTACAGAAAGGGTAAGTGTATCCAGTACCGGTGAAGAATCCGATGAAGATAGTTATAATCCTTCTATAAGTGGAGATGGACGTTATGTGGCATTTGTATCAGGTAATGCCCAAGTAGCTGTTTGTAAAATGTTGCTAAGCTTTGGAGATAATAATAATGTTGTAGATATCTTTGTCCATGACCGTGTATCCAAAACCACCAAAAAGGTTAGTGTTTCCAGCACAGGTGAAGATGCTAACGAAAATAGCGATGATCCTGCTATAAGTGGAGATGGGCATTACGTGGCATTCAGTTCTTACGCTAACAACTTAGTTCAGGGATACGATAACTATTATAGGAACATTTTTGTCTATTATAATAATAATAATTTATCATCTATTTACGCAGTATTATATCCTAAAACAGTAAAATCAGGGGATCAAATAACAGTAAAAGCTTATAGTCCTAATTCTATCAGTGTAAATGTTCGGATCTTAGGTAATACATTTAAAATGGGAAAAAGGCTAGATGGTTTATGGTATCTTGATTATGTCGTGTCATCTGTTACAGATGGAGTGTATGATGTTTTAGTAATTGCAACTGATAGTGCAGATAATCAAGAACAAATTAACCTCAATTTTACGGTGGATAATACACCTCCTATGATTTCAGCCACAGTTACACCAACTTTAGTTAAATCAGGAGATCGCATTTCTATTGATGCACTTACCAGCAAAGACACCATAAATGTAACTGCTTTAATTTTGGGGGAAAGATTTGACTTATACCCAGAAAATAACGGTTGGAAACTCTATTATTGGATTCCACAACTTTCCGATGGAAATTATCCAATTCTTTTAACAGCAACTGATAAAGCCGGGAATCAAAACACAACCGCCCTCTATTTCACAGCGGATAACACACCTCCAGTGTTTTCAGGTTCAGTTACTCCAGATACCGTGAAAACATACGATAATCTCACCATAACAGCCACTTCTGATTCTGATACCACTAGTGTATCGGCTCTGATCCTGAATCAAACCTACCATTTAACAAAACTAGCTGATGGCACTTGGACTCTCCAATACACTGTTCCTTATATTTCAGATGGTAGTTATTCTATCATATTAACAGCTAAAGATATTTCAGGCAATATGATGACTTTTCCCCTCAGTTTTAATGTTTTTAATCCTTTAGATAACCAGGCACCTGTTGTTTCCGGAACTGTAACCCATACCAACATGATAAATAGGGTATTTCCAAGTAGACCATGTATTTATTTCCAAGCATCTTCTGACCCTGATGTTATCAGTGCTACCGCATCAGTGTTAGGTAATGTTTATATTCTCAACCGCCAAGAAGATGGGACATGGGCTAGCTGGTATTTCGACTGGTTGGAAGAAGGAAGTTACACCGCTTTATTAACTGCTCAGGACTGGTCAGGAAACCATGGAAACCAAACAATCAATTTCTCAGTTGTGAACATAATCCCCACCATAACTCCCACTGTGTCCCCAACCAAACTAAAGTCAGGAGATAATTTAATTTTAACAGTTAATGTGAATCCGGATCCATGGAAAGTTTATGTTTATGTATCAAAACCTTCAAAATCCATGAATTTAGAAAAACAAACCAATGGATCATGGCTCCTTAATTACACCGTTCCCACTTTAGAAGATGGGTATAAAACAATTTATATCACTTGCTTATATGGAATTGGCTGGTTTAGGCCAGATTATACAACCATAATCACTGCAGAGAGCTCTATTAGTTTTATTGTGGATAATACTCCACCTAATTTTTCCGTGTTTGTCACACCCAGTCCTATAAAATCAAGTGACACACTAAAAATAGGGGTTTCTTGTACCACAGGATCATATTTCGTGCCAGACGATACAGTAAAAGTTACAGCCACTGTTTTTGGAAATACCTTCAACTTGAATTGGTTTAATAAATGGTCAGACTGGTTTAAATGGGACTCGGGTAGCGAATGGAATATTGAAACCATAATCCCCAACCTTCCCGACGGAATCTATCCAGTTTTAATAACAGCTACCGATGATGCAGACAACCAAAACACCAAAATAATCAACTTAACCATAGATAATACACCACCGACGATAACTGCAGCAATAACTCCAAATAAATTTAAGTATATTGACTTTTCTAGGCCAATTACATCAGTTATGGCTCAATCCTCATCTGATACAAAAGAAATCCATGCATATTTAGAAGATGGTTCTGAAAATATTTTAAAATACTCAAATAATCAGTGGATTCTGCAATTAAATTTCCCATACCTTATCCCACTTGGAAACTATGTTGTAAAATTAAAAGCATTCGATTATGCTGGTAATGAAGCTGAATCATCATTGACATATTATGTATACCAAAATCTAAATGTGAAAAATCCTTTAACTAAACCTTCAGAACCAGAAAGTTCAAATAATAAACCAGTGGACGGATCTTCATCAACTGAATCTTCATCAACTGGATCATCAACAGGAAGTTCAAATGATGCTTCAACTGGAAGTGCAGATGAATCCACAGATCCCAATGATGGGACACCTTTATTAAAACTAATTTTGGAGATTTTACTAATATTAGGGGATGTAATTACAATATTTTTTTGCATAGGGTTTGTTGGTCTTTTATTCTGGGCACTGTTTAGTGTAATAGGATTATTAGGATTAGGGCTATCACTACTCCTATTTTTCTTAATTGCAATTGTTATTCTAGGACCAATTTTAGTAATTATACTCACATATTATATGTATAATCGTCCAAAAGGTTGA
- a CDS encoding tetratricopeptide repeat protein gives MGFLGAYKQKSLIKKGNKFYKQRKYKEALECYDKAQDLDLLNNLLVWWNKGIVFSKLKNYPNAIECYDKVLDLDPNHFASLV, from the coding sequence ATGGGATTTTTGGGCGCATACAAACAGAAATCATTGATTAAAAAGGGAAATAAGTTTTATAAACAGAGGAAATATAAAGAAGCCCTAGAATGTTACGATAAAGCCCAAGATCTAGATTTATTGAATAATCTCCTTGTATGGTGGAATAAAGGCATTGTATTCAGTAAGCTTAAAAACTATCCTAATGCAATAGAATGTTACGATAAGGTCTTGGATTTGGATCCTAATCATTTTGCAAGCTTGGTTTAA
- a CDS encoding tetratricopeptide repeat protein produces the protein MQAWFNKGNAFRKLGNYENAIDCYNMALKLNPQLADAWMNKGFALAELELYEESVEALNKVLELDPENFVVLHVKGLILDLLGKYQEAMECFNKSLEIDPDFEPAVKAKKGILESKKE, from the coding sequence TTGCAAGCTTGGTTTAATAAAGGAAATGCTTTTAGAAAACTAGGTAATTATGAAAACGCTATTGATTGTTATAATATGGCCTTAAAATTGAATCCCCAGTTGGCCGATGCCTGGATGAATAAAGGTTTTGCTTTGGCTGAATTAGAATTGTATGAAGAAAGTGTAGAGGCACTAAACAAAGTTCTGGAATTAGATCCCGAAAATTTTGTTGTTTTACACGTCAAAGGCCTAATACTTGATCTCCTAGGGAAATATCAAGAAGCAATGGAATGTTTTAATAAATCATTAGAAATAGATCCTGATTTTGAACCTGCTGTAAAAGCTAAAAAAGGGATTTTAGAGAGTAAAAAAGAATAA
- a CDS encoding transposase yields MKDRSLACELSVPDDDKALQVFRCIRWSDGVYCPKCKSFEVYNRGYLNKTHIKRYSCKTCGKNFTDFTGTIFSNKKLPLGDMFYIILNLDKKSIKRLADESGHKWDSVYRLAQEFRECLVDEAKDPVLSGEIEFDEMYQSAGTKGLKKTSEN; encoded by the coding sequence ATGAAAGATCGAAGTTTAGCATGCGAGTTGTCGGTTCCGGACGATGATAAAGCTTTACAGGTTTTCAGATGCATAAGATGGTCTGATGGGGTTTATTGTCCGAAATGCAAGTCTTTTGAAGTGTACAATCGCGGATATTTGAATAAAACTCACATTAAGCGATATTCTTGTAAGACTTGCGGGAAAAATTTCACTGACTTTACTGGAACCATTTTTTCCAACAAAAAATTACCTCTGGGTGATATGTTCTACATAATCCTGAACTTAGATAAAAAAAGCATTAAACGTTTAGCTGATGAATCAGGACATAAATGGGACAGCGTTTATAGATTAGCTCAGGAGTTCAGGGAATGTTTGGTTGATGAAGCCAAAGATCCAGTTTTGTCAGGGGAAATTGAATTTGATGAAATGTACCAATCAGCAGGCACCAAAGGTTTAAAAAAAACATCCGAGAACTAG
- the rfbD gene encoding dTDP-4-dehydrorhamnose reductase: MKVMIIGAEGMLGHDLEDILSGEHDVSTTTIHTLDITDIAKTIETVKNINPNVVVHAAAFTDVDGSETRADLAYQVNALGTRNVAVACQEADSALVYICTDYVFDGTKGNPYREYDQTNPLSVYGETKHQGELYIRDILDKFYIVRTAWLYGYHGPNFVTTMLKLAEKMDSISVVSDQIGSPTYTVDLAKAINQLITKPAYGIYHITNSEHCSWYEYAQHIFENAGIDIELTPVTTEDFGSPAPRPLYSVLDNYNWKMEGFPEIRSYKDALKEYMELL; this comes from the coding sequence ATGAAAGTAATGATTATAGGCGCAGAAGGAATGTTAGGTCACGATCTGGAAGATATTTTATCTGGGGAGCATGATGTTAGTACCACTACCATCCACACCCTGGATATAACTGACATTGCAAAAACCATTGAAACTGTGAAAAATATCAACCCGAATGTGGTGGTTCACGCCGCAGCCTTCACCGATGTTGATGGGAGTGAAACCCGTGCTGACCTGGCATACCAGGTAAATGCACTGGGAACCAGGAATGTGGCAGTGGCCTGCCAGGAAGCGGATAGTGCCCTGGTTTACATCTGCACAGACTATGTTTTCGATGGCACCAAGGGCAATCCCTACCGGGAATATGACCAGACCAATCCCCTGAGTGTTTACGGTGAAACTAAACATCAGGGTGAACTATACATCCGCGATATTTTGGATAAATTCTATATTGTCAGAACTGCCTGGTTGTATGGCTACCATGGTCCTAACTTTGTTACCACCATGCTAAAATTAGCCGAAAAGATGGATAGCATCTCAGTGGTGAGTGATCAGATCGGATCACCCACCTACACTGTGGATCTGGCTAAGGCCATAAATCAACTCATAACCAAACCTGCTTATGGTATTTACCATATAACCAACAGTGAACATTGTTCCTGGTATGAATACGCCCAACATATCTTTGAAAATGCGGGAATTGACATTGAGTTAACACCAGTGACCACTGAAGACTTTGGCAGTCCTGCTCCACGCCCACTGTATTCGGTACTTGATAACTACAACTGGAAAATGGAAGGATTCCCTGAGATCAGAAGTTATAAAGATGCTTTAAAGGAATATATGGAACTTCTATAA